A single window of Oncorhynchus keta strain PuntledgeMale-10-30-2019 chromosome 34, Oket_V2, whole genome shotgun sequence DNA harbors:
- the LOC127915299 gene encoding arginine/serine-rich coiled-coil protein 2-like isoform X20 has protein sequence MSPMNVVMLVSGGKEGEMSMTSEGRRLREMSRTSEGRRLREMSRTSEGRRLREMSRTSEGRRLREMSMTSEGRRLREMSMTSEGRRLREMSMTSEGRRLREMSMTSEGRRLREMSRTSEGRRLREMSRTSEGRRLREMSRTSEGRRLREMSMTSEGRRLREMSRTSEGRRLREMSRTSEGRRLREMSRTSEGRRLREMSRTSEGRRLREMSRTSEGRRLREMSMTSEGRRLREMSMTSEWRRLREMSMTSEGRRLREMSMTSEGRRLREMCMTSEGRRLREMSMTSEGRRLREMSMTSEGRRLREMSMTSEGRRLREMSMTSEGERDVYD, from the exons ATGTCACCTATGAATGTGGTTATGTTGGTTTCAggtggaaaagagggagagatgtctatgactagtgaagggaggaggttgagagagatgTCTAGGACTAGTGAAgggaggaggttgagagagatgTCTAGGACTAGTGAAgggaggaggttgagagagatgTCTAGGACTAGTGAAgggaggaggttgagagagatgtctatgactagtgaagggaggaggttgagagagatgtctatgactagtgaagggaggaggttgagagagatgtctatgactagtgaagggaggaggttgagagagatgtctatgactagtgaagggaggaggttgagagagatgTCTAGGACTAGTGAAgggaggaggttgagagagatgTCTAGGACTAGTGAAgggaggaggttgagagagatgTCTAGGACTAGTGAAgggaggaggttgagagagatgtctatgactagtgaagggaggag gttgagagagatgTCTAGGACTAGTGAAgggaggaggttgagagagatgTCTAGGACTAGTGAAgggaggag gttgagagagatgTCTAGGACTAGTGAAgggaggag gttgagagagatgTCTAGGACTAGTGAAgggaggaggttgagagagatgTCTAGGACTAGTGAAgggaggag gttgagagagatgtctatgactagtgaagggaggaggttgagagagatgtctatgactagtgaatggaggaggttgagagagatgtctatgactagtgaagggaggaggttgagagagatgtctatgactagtgaagggaggaggttgagagagatgTGTATGACTAGTGAAgggaggaggttgagagagatgtctatgactagtgaagggaggaggttgagagagatgtctatgactagtgaagggaggaggttgagagagatgtctatgactagtgaagggaggaggttgagagagatgtctatgactagtgagggggagagagatgtctatgactag